The genomic window TTACCAATCCGTTTTCTAACAATGTCTCGGAGAACCAGACCACATAATGCGGCTCAGAAAAAGTTGAAGATCCTGGTTGATATGGACCAAGTGTTGTGTGATTTTGAGGGTGGATTTTTGAGCAAGTATCAGGAAAAATTCCCAGATGAGCCTTTCATTCCTCTCGAAGAAAGAAACACGTTTTACATAGTCGACCAGTACACGAAACTGCGGAGAGATCTTCAGGTTTGTGTAAATTTATATCCCATTCATGCATGACATTCATTTCCTGCATGAGTGCTGAAGTCAGCTTGTCAGTCAGTCCTCCTTGTATTGTGTGTTTACATTTTAAGACAAAGTACATCCATACTATGAAATGAAAGTGAGAAatatattgaatatatattattGCTCCCAAGATGAGTTCAAATCTGTAATATGTGTATGTTGTCATACTTGAAATAAATTGATGTGGAAAGTAACTTAAGTAGTTATCCACAATAAGGTGGgttagaaaaaaaaggcagaaaaaaagaccaCCTAATGTATGCTCTTCAAGGTACAAATTTATTATCATTCCAAGGAAAACATGTGTTTGGGTGCATAAAGCACAACTATAACAACATATGGTCACAGCATTCCATCTCCCCCCATTCTCCCAACATTTATGGATCCATTTGGAGCATATTTCCCCAGTTTATGGgctggaggtggggagtgggagggacaAAGGGGAAGATTAGCAGAATGAAGATTTACAGATTATGATTACCCAAGCCTCAACTAGGCTTTGATTTTATGTTTTGAAAGCCTGAGTATGGGCAGAAGGCTCTGGGTGACATGAGTGGAGAGTGGTTGTTGGagtttaagtttctcaaggaggcgtcacagcgtttggacaaatccatgtgcgctgcaccacatctgctagtcagatgcctgacagcagcataacccaacacgcttgtcaggccgtgagtgtatgcttatatacttgtatacctatcagagtggatttctttttacataattttgcccgagaggacaacactgtcgttgccatggcttctttttcagtgtcgccaagtgtgtgctgcatatgggacctcagtttattgtctcatccgaaagactagacactcagtttgattttccagtcaaacttgggagaaagggcgagagcaggatttgaacccacaccctcacatactctctgtactggcagctgagtgtcttaatcattctgccactgttcttctcttcctccttctcctcttcctcctggttgGGTGAGTGGTAGTATATTAAAGCTGGATTGGATGATGGTCAGGACAAGGAAACCAGCtgagtggtttttgactcacttgtgtaaacaaagtgagtctatgttttaacccgatgttcggttgtctatgtgtgtgtgtgtgtgtgtgtgtgtgtgtgtgtgtgtgtgtgtatctgtgtgtctgtggtaaactttaccattgacattttctctgcaaatactttgtcagtagacaccaaattaggcataaaaattcagttctttccagtcatcttgtttaaaacaatattgcacctctgggatgggcacaaaaaaataaagaatgaagcctaattatatgcaaactgttatatttatattttttgtattctctaaacttggcactttgatctgatattctgacccaacaacaagagcagttattattatcattttttgttcaaacaggaacttcttttgctaagcatggaagttttatttattttgcaaacgttttggtgcagatagtaaaaaagggaaattactctgtaattcgGCGCCActgtggcctctctaaggggcgtgatctagtcaaaaccggctgtgcacgcactctacgacactctgtaattaatgctaggggacttaattcactttaaactgatctttctcatcttaaacattacattttgaaattatttacaatacataaaaagcttggattttttttttcagtgtatcacaagtgagtcttgaaggccttgcctctcttgttttctattaTAGTGGGCTAAATGTAATTTCATTACTTTGTTGTGTAGACAGAAATGATCATTTTCACACTTGTGATGTAATGACAATCCGCTATTCCACATTTGTACACAGCATGTTGGCTGATACTGCAGCTTGGAAAAAGCTGGAGATGATCCATTTTCAGGCTAGAGATCAGTACAGAGACACTGGTGGTGGAGCAGAAGTTAGAActgttgtgtgtatacatgtgtgtgtgtgtgtgtgtgtgtgtgtgtgtgtgtgtggctgcaggacAAAGCCAGAGAAATCCTTCATGCTGAGGGGTTCTTCCTGGGTCTGCAGCCTATAGAGGGAGCTCGGGATGCACTGATGGAAATGTGGCAAATGGACGAGTAAGTCAAAGACACAttcatgtatttctctctctctatacatttatatatttatatgtgcgtacacgcacatgctcacatttataaacttgtacacacacacacacacattcacagacaaatatgtaaacacacattcacacacacacacacacacacacacacacacgtacatacacattcacagacaaatatgtaaacacacacacacacacacacacacacacacacacacacacacacacacacatgaaacttgAATCCACAGAGAAAACAACTATAGAAGAATCATTAATGGAAACTTAAGCTTGCAGGTAGAGCAGTTTTCTGAACAACCCCAGCAAATTGTGCTGGACTTGTCAGATAACTAATTGTATTGTTTAATTCTTTGGTTATAGATGCAGTCAATATGAATGATTGAATCATTCaataaatcaaccaaccaaccaacaaatcaatcagccaggtAGTCACTCAATTAATTAAAGACTCGTACCAATAAAAAAgatgtgtaaataaataaatgaacagatagttTTAAAAAGTGTATCCTTCATCCCTTTACTTATTCCATTTCATATCCTATCCTTTTAGGAGCACCCACACCTTTCTTCACATATGcttgcatgcacaaacatgcgctcagacacagacagacactctttgtctttctctctcttttctctctgtctctgtctgtctctgtctctctgtctctgtctctgtctctcacacacacacacacatatgcacaaagacacacacacacacacacacacacacacacacacacgagaaccacacacacaccaacacacagacacaaacacacagacacacacacacacatatttagagacatgagagagccacacacacacacacacacacacacacacacacacacacacacacacagacacacacacacagcacgcacatgtTTAAAGAAGGGAAACAACCATGCCATCTACATGAAACACAGtgaagatttgatttgattgtagCCCTTTAGTGGAATGTGCTGATCAACATTTAACCACAGTTTATTACTTGGCAGCACAAACACATGCTCACTTTCACACTGTTTTTACAATCCAAAATATATACTAATAATGATTGTTTATGACTTTTTTGCCTTAATAACTTCATTGCAGCACTGAGGTTTTCATTTGCACAAGTCCACACTCCCACTACAAATACTGTGTCTTCGAAAAGGTGAGGTTTTTGGGGGAACTCTGTGTGGTTCAACTCTTTTCAGTGCTCAGCTTTCAGCTCAGTTTATTCCTGCTCAGCTTAACGCATTGCAGCTCAGCTTATCTCCACTGCACGACACCTTTTCTATTAGTTAAGCACAGATCCCTTTTGTTCAGTTCAATCATTTTGATAGttgtatatcgtgtgtgtgtgtgtgtgtgtgtgtgtgtgtgtgcatgcacgcttacatgtgtgtgtgtgtgtgtgtgtgtgtgtgtgagagagaggggggcgtggggggtgggaggggttgttgAAAGAATGTATATACCGAGTCGATAGAAATGAACAATTCTGTCATCATTgtttaaacaagaaaaaaaggagtcAAAGAGAAAATTGGTGACACGCTAGCTGTGAAGACAGTGAATGACAATCCGTATTGTTAAAAAATAATTCTTACAACACCCATTCCAGTCTTCctttcctcccgcccccccaaaacaaagaaataccccctcccccccctggaTACTCCCATGCcgtgcacctcacacacacaaacacaaacacacactcacacatacatgcatggacacacacacagagacccctccccccccacggcCCCACCTTGCAACAGAAACTGGGAACAGTGAACTTGTAAGTGTAACAGTGCATGTCATAAGTCagtttggttaactctctccatacgaacggcgaaagagacgacgttaacagcgtttcatcccagttaccttcatcaaaatattgcaagcagaaggctcttatactgaagaggtgaatgttgacaaagaatagcacagttctgacgacggaagctaaaggttgggtcattcagacacccactggacatctgaggggtctgtgtagaggagaagagaggactggccgtactgagtgagttaaagtgttggactttcaatatgagggtctgGGATTCAAATCTCGATAATGGCACCTGGTAGgttaagggtgcagatttttccgatctcccaggtcaacatatgtgctgacctgcttgtacctggatccccttcgtgtgtatacacaagcagaagatcaaatgcgcatgttaaagatcctgtaatccatgtcgacgggcgcaatagtcgagtggttaaagcgttggactgtcaatctgaaggtcccgggttcgaatcacggtgacggcgcctggtgggtaaagggtggagatttttacggtctcccaggtcaacatatgtgcagacctgctagtgcctgaacccccttcgtgtgtatatgcaagcagaagatcaaatacgcacgttaaagatcctgtaatccatgtcagcgttcggtgggttatggaaacaagaatatacccagcatgcacacccccgaaaacggagtatggctgccgacatggcggggtaaaaacggtcatacacgtaaaagcccactcgtgtgcatatgagtgaacgcagaagaagaagaagtaatccatgtcagtgttaagtgggtaatggaaacaagaacatacccagcatgcaccacccctaaaaacagagtatggctgcctacatggcgggggtaataaCGGccctacatgtaaaagcccactcatgtagatacgaaaagtggagtgatggcctagaggtaacgcgtctgcctaggaagcgagagaatctgagcgcgctggttcgaatcacggctcagccgccgatattttctccccctccactaaaccttgagtggtggtctggacgctagtcattcggatgagacgataaaccaaggtcccgtgtgcagcacacacttagcacacgtaaaagaacccacggcaacaaaagggttgttcctggcaaaattctgtagaaaaatccacgtaaataggaaaaacaaataaaactgcacgcagaaaaaaagaaaaaaaagtaaaaaaaaaaaagggtggcgctgtatatagcgacgcgctctccctggggagagcagcccgaatttcacacagagaaatctgttgtgataaaaagaaatacaaaatacaaaatatgagtcaacgtgggagttgcagcccatgaaagaagatggcaaagaagaagaatcagtgtGCACGCTTCAAGACCACCTTCCAACAGAAACTGGAAACGGTGAGCATGTAGGCTGTAACAGTGCGTGTCAcgcagactgtgtggtgtgtgtgtgtgtgtgtgcagttcaaaTGGGTGGAAGACCACTTGGGAGAGGAGTGGATCAACAGACTGATCCTCACCAAAGACAAGACCATGGTCAACGGAGACCTGCTGATCGACGACAGACCCAGAATCCGAGGTAcgggagtggtgatgatgatgatgatcatgatgatgaaggtggtggtggtggtgatgatgatgattgtggtgaagGTAATGGTGACTGCAAtgctgttgatggtggtagtgatggtagatgatggtgatggtgttagtgatgatgatagtagtaatggtggtggatgatggttatgatgatgaatattggtgatggtggtgatgatggtggttgttgaggaagaaaacgaaaaagaagcagaaggtggaggaggaggaggagaagaagaaggagatgaagaagaagaaaacattgatagtgatggtgtatatgtgtgtataaacgtttatgcatgtgtgtgcatgtgtatgtgtgtgcatgtttgtatgaatatgtgtgtttgtgtgtatgtgctggcTCATGTACATGCAtttgtttacacgtgtgtgtgtttatgcgtgtgcgtgtgcttgcacgCTCTCCTGTTGTTCTCTCACTCCCAGTCTGTTGTCTGCAGGAGCCCTGGATCCACCAGCCTGGAAGCAGGTGCTGTTCTCAGCGCCCTACAATCTCAGCATCGACTCGAGAGGTAGGCAGCGACTCAACAACTGGACAGACGGACAGTGGAGAAACATCGTTGAAGACTTCAAGAAAAGGATATAATGTGATATTCATTGTTTGCATTATAACACATTCCTGACCAATGTTTTATTTAAAAagaaccaaaaaccaaaccaaattgAACATATATGATAATGGGTTATTATTTCATGTTTTTTAAAAATATCTGTTTTGTAACACCCTTGATCATGTAAttattttttcaaaataaattttGATGCATATTCCACTGAAATATGTTGGAAGTATGGATAGTTTTcaagtaatgaaaataaaaaccttTTACAGAACAGACAAGTGTCTGATTTCTATTTCAAAACAGAGTTTTCTCCCTTCACTTGGCACAACACAGACACTTGtctcaaccgtgtgtgtgtgtgtgtgtgtgtgtgtgtgtgtgtgtgtgcgcgctcctgCTTTTGCCCGCGTGTGGTACATAGGGATGGTAGGTTTACTAAGAAAGCTGTGGATGAATGTTGACCACCATTGCATCTGCACATACATCTGAGTAATGCAACTCTTGGTCCAAAGGTTTAAACAAATAAGTGCAAACTATTAAAAACTTCTTTAATCAAGGTCATGATGGAATGTTGTGTATGAACACAAATGAGTGTTTGATGGTCTGGTTAAATGTCTGTGCAAGGTTGTGTAAGTatgtcagtcttttttctttgtttgttttatgtttattttgttttagtgtttaagagcatgctttgtttttgtttgtttttacattacaCGGTGCAATTGAGCATATTTGACATGGAAAGgtgttatatattattattattataattatcattattattagtagcagtagtgggatattattaatattattatcattatttttattatcattattattaatagcattattattattagtagtagtattgtcctttttgttgttgttgttattgttattattgttagagagagagagctggcaaAGGAAGTCTGCTATTGGCAGGtcttaacacatgcacacacaaacaacaacaacaacaacaacagcaacacacacacacacagaggataaaatacaaacaaactcgCTTTCTTTGAGCTCTGACCGTTCCAAAGAACTGATGTACCCCTGTCCCCACACCCCtggcccccacccctaccactccccTGCTCAGTCAACCTACCCAAGACCTCGCCGCAACTCCTACACATCTCCCactgcctcccaccccccatgccaTCCCCATTCCCGCCTCTcctccccaccaaccaccactaccatcgccACTACCACCACGGCCAAATGCCAACGGCAATCACAAACAGAAAGTTAAAGAGAAATTTGTGTCAT from Babylonia areolata isolate BAREFJ2019XMU chromosome 1, ASM4173473v1, whole genome shotgun sequence includes these protein-coding regions:
- the LOC143299528 gene encoding 5'(3')-deoxyribonucleotidase, cytosolic type-like; translation: MSRRTRPHNAAQKKLKILVDMDQVLCDFEGGFLSKYQEKFPDEPFIPLEERNTFYIVDQYTKLRRDLQDKAREILHAEGFFLGLQPIEGARDALMEMWQMDDTEVFICTSPHSHYKYCVFEKFKWVEDHLGEEWINRLILTKDKTMVNGDLLIDDRPRIRGALDPPAWKQVLFSAPYNLSIDSRGRQRLNNWTDGQWRNIVEDFKKRI